Genomic segment of Clostridium sp. Marseille-P299:
AGAATATTAGTAGAAGATGGTAAGTATCTATGTCTTTATAATGTCCATCTATCCGCATACACAAAGGATGAAAGTATTGTAAAGAATCAGATTAAGATGTTAAGTGAGGATATGAAAAAAGATTACGAAGAAGGGAATTATGTAATCTGTGGTGGAGACTTTAATCAAGATTTGCTAGGAAATTCACCAGCTATTTTTGGTACACCAGAAATTGAAGAAAACTGGGCAAAAGCTTTTCCTACGGAATTTTTACCAGAAGGATTTCAGGTAGTATATGATTATTTAAGTGATGAGCAAAGAAGTGAATTAATACCATCTTGCCGAAATGCAGATCATCCATATAATGAAGAAACTACCTTTGTGACTATGGTAGACGGCTTTATTATTTCTGATAATGTGAAATTAAATCAGGTACAAACGGTGGATAACGGTTTCTTGTATTCAGACCATAATCCGGTGAAGATGAAGTTTGAGTTAATGAAAAAGTAAGAAAATAGATGCCAACCATATATTTAATATGGTTGGTTTTCGTTTACAATATTATAGTAAATGGTTTAACATTATGATAAAATATAGTAAAAACTGGAACAAGATTATAGATTCTAATAACTTAGGCAATAATCTGCATAAAGATAAGTAATTATTTATTGAAGAAAACGGAGGAAAAAATGAGAATTCACGAAGTGATGTATTATTTTAAGACATACCTGGTATTAGGAGTCATTGGCTTATTGGTATTAGGTTTTGTAGGTATTTTTGGTTATTTTATTGTATATAAAAAAATACTTGGAGGTAAAAAGAGTATTTCAAAGAAACAGGTTTTAATAGGAAGTCTATTGACGATATACATGATTATGGTGTTTGGTGTTACTTTTTTAAGTAGAGGTTCAAATTTTAAAGGAAGTATGAATCTTGATTTTCTTAGTTCTTATAAGGAAGCATGGTATTCCTTTAGTTTTAGGGATTGGCAACTTATTATACTGAATATATTTATGTTTGTGCCTTTTGGCTTTTTATTACCTTTACTTAATAAAAGGTTTCAAAAAGTACACTACACTTTGATTGCTACATTATTATTTACTGTTTTTATTGAATTGTTTCAATATGTAACTGGAAAGGGTATCTTTGAAATCGATGATATTTTTAACAATACATTAGGTGGTATTGTAGGGTATGGTATCATTATGGTTTTCATCACTGGGGTTGGAACAAGTAGAAAAAAAGGGCTTAAGATAGCTGGATATCTAACACCTTTTGTTCTTACGGTATGTGGTTTTATAGGCATGTTTGTCTATTATGAAAACAAAGAATTTGGTAATTTAGCAGTAAATTATATTAATAAAATGAATTTAAAAAACACAAATGTAATTTTAAATACGACTCTTAATGAAACTGAATCCATTGCTTCTGTATACAAAGCCCCTACTTATACCAAGGATGAGGCGAAAGAGTATGTAAAAGATATATTCAAACGTATGGAGATTGATGCACCAGAGCTAGAAATTGATGCTTATAGCGAGAATGCTTTATATTGGAGAAGAGGTGAGCCAACCTATAGTATATGGTTTTATAATATAGGCGGGACTTATAATTTTACTGATTTTTCTAGTTTTGATGATGGGGTAGAGCCTAAAGAGATCGATGAAGCAACCTTGTTAGAAATTTTAAATGGATATGGAATTAAGGTTCCTTTTGAAGCTGAATTTATAAAAGAGAAGAGCGGTTATTATTCTTTTAGTGTTGATAAATATATAGATGGTGATAATCTAATTGATGGGGAAATTGACTGCACTTATTATAGTGATAATACAATCAAACAAATAAGAAATAATTTAGTAACCTATGAAAAGACCAAGGATGTAACTATAAAAAGTGAAAGAGAAGCTTATGAAGAGTTACAAGATGGAAAGTTTCGTTATTATTCTGGTGATAATATAGGTGAGATTATAATCGATGGCGTAACTCTTGATTATGTAATGGATACTAAAGGTTTCTATCAACCAGTATATTCATTTTCATCAAAAATAGATGGAAATGAGATTCTTATAACGATTCCAGCAATTGATTCATAGTTTTAGTACAAAGCATATAAACAAGACACGCCTGGGAGTGGGTGTGTCTTATTTTAGAATATGAAATGAATTAGGATTTTATATAATACAGATTTGTAGTATAATAAAAGTAAAGTAATAAAAGTAAAATATAAAGGTAAAGTAATAAAGGTTTAGTAATAAAGGTAAAGTAATTAAGGTTATGTAATAAAGGCAAATTAATTAAGGTAATTTAATAAAGGGAATTCATGTAGCTTTTATGATTACATTAATTCAAATGGAGTATCATATAAATATTAAATGATAGTTACTTGTAACTATTAATAATGTAATTTTATTTTGTATAGAGAAAGGATAAGACAATGAATTGGAACTATAAAGAAAATCAAATTGTAAGTGTAGATGAAAATGGAACTATAATATCTCAGGTGGATTTTGTTAAGAAGAATAATGATACAATTGATATTGAGCACGTTTAT
This window contains:
- a CDS encoding VanZ family protein, translating into MRIHEVMYYFKTYLVLGVIGLLVLGFVGIFGYFIVYKKILGGKKSISKKQVLIGSLLTIYMIMVFGVTFLSRGSNFKGSMNLDFLSSYKEAWYSFSFRDWQLIILNIFMFVPFGFLLPLLNKRFQKVHYTLIATLLFTVFIELFQYVTGKGIFEIDDIFNNTLGGIVGYGIIMVFITGVGTSRKKGLKIAGYLTPFVLTVCGFIGMFVYYENKEFGNLAVNYINKMNLKNTNVILNTTLNETESIASVYKAPTYTKDEAKEYVKDIFKRMEIDAPELEIDAYSENALYWRRGEPTYSIWFYNIGGTYNFTDFSSFDDGVEPKEIDEATLLEILNGYGIKVPFEAEFIKEKSGYYSFSVDKYIDGDNLIDGEIDCTYYSDNTIKQIRNNLVTYEKTKDVTIKSEREAYEELQDGKFRYYSGDNIGEIIIDGVTLDYVMDTKGFYQPVYSFSSKIDGNEILITIPAIDS